The proteins below are encoded in one region of Brassica napus cultivar Da-Ae chromosome A6, Da-Ae, whole genome shotgun sequence:
- the LOC106346915 gene encoding RHOMBOID-like protein 12, mitochondrial — translation MNSIFSRRVVVDSSSRLTKLLSNPTAHSHSFTSLYRPSQTRHFRTHYLPSTPSPPPPASRFDPSLLWRSEKIRGFFASALTNKSVKLGNLVESKVAFLRSQFPRKGFEFGGYSGRRGWKNWLQGLSSNDVVLGLLLANTGVFLMWRVFDQRFMMNNFMISLDNFTSGRLHTLITSAFSHIDIGHIVSNMIGLYFFGTSIARNFGPQFLLKLYLAGALGGSVFYLIHHAYLAASSPKGHGAFVRDPSRTPGLGASGAVNAIILLDIFLNPTATLYFEFFIPVPAMLLGIFLIGKDILRITEGDSNISGSAHLGGAAVAAIAWARIRRGRFRF, via the exons ATGAATTCGATTTTCTCACGCAGAGTCGTCGTCGACTCATCCTCGCGTCTCACCAAATTGCTCTCCAACCCAACAGCTCATTCTCACTCCTTCACTTCCCTATATCGACCGAGCCAGACCCGCCATTTCCGGACTCACTATCTTCCTTCGACcccgtctcctcctcctcccgcGAGCCGCTTCGACCCTTCTCTCCTATGGCGATCGGAGAAAATTCGTGGGTTTTTCGCGAGCGCTTTAACGAACAAATCTGTCAAATTGGGGAATCTCGTGGAATCGAAAGTCGCGTTCTTGCGTTCTCAGTTTCCCAGAAAGGGGTTCGAGTTCGGAGGCTATTCTGGGAGGCGTGGATG GAAGAATTGGCTTCAAGGATTATCATCTAATGACGTTGTTCTTGGATTACTATTAGCTAACACTGGTGTCTTTCTCATGTGGCGTGTTTTTGACCAACGTTTCATGATGAATAATTTCATG ATATCGTTGGACAATTTCACCAGTGGACGTCTGCACACTCTGATAACTTCGGCATTCAGTCATATTGACATTGGACATATCGTCTCAAACATGATTGGTCTCTACTTCTTTGGAACCAGT ATCGCGAGAAACTTTGGCCCTCAGTTCCTTCTGAAGCTGTACCTTGCTGGAGCGCTTGGTGGATCTGTGTTCTACTTGATTCACCATGCTTATCTAGCTGCGTCTTCTCCCAAG GGCCATGGAGCTTTCGTGAGGGATCCATCCAGAACCCCGGGACTG GGTGCGAGTGGAGCTGTGAATGCCATCATACTGCTCGATATCTTCCTCAACCCAACAGCTACTCTTTACTTTGAATTTTTCATTCCAGTTCCTGCGATGCTGCTT GGAATCTTCCTCATTGGTAAAGACATTTTAAGGATAACAGAG GGGGACAGTAACATCTCAGGTTCTGCTCATTTGGGAGGAGCAGCAGTTGCAGCCATTGCTTGGGCTCGGATTAGGAGAGGCCGGTTCCGTTTCTGA
- the LOC111198578 gene encoding uncharacterized protein LOC111198578, translating to MRLITPRDDWETDESGWLTDSNMASAMLMFHKRHMKDPSPYSSSRIAFLDHWFVKSWVRDYKTYDPKTWKFSDTYKKVFNGNYPTEFSNNRQWLKDVDRLFLCHLINEHVPTSLHLLCASSHAMRTCPLPYVCFVQVAIQCRMHRFDLLKYGLKI from the exons ATGAGGCTAATAACGCCAAGAGATGATTGGGAAACAGATGAATCCGGGTGGCTAACAGATTCT AATATGGCATCTGCAATGCTTATGTTTCATAAAAGACATATGAAGGACCCGTCACCATACTCTTCATCAAGGATCGCTTTTCTTGACCACTGGTTTGTCAAGTCATGGGTCAGAGACTACAAGACATACGATCCTAAGACATGGAAGTTCTCCGACACTTACAAGAAGGTCTTCAATGGAAATTATCCTACAGAGTTTTCCAACAACAGACAGTGGCTGAAGGATGTGGATCGATTGTTTCTTTGCCACTTGATAAATGAGCACGTGCCCACTTCCTTACATCTGCTTTGTGCAAGTAGCCATGCAATGCGCACGTGCCCACTTCCTTACGTCTGCTTTGTGCAAGTAGCCATACAATGCCGGATGCATAGATTTGATCTCCTCAAATATGGTCTCAAAATCTGA
- the LOC125609902 gene encoding uncharacterized protein LOC125609902, with protein MNHNSHLAALQMAEEAVGLDAWESIKTSSVGVIVKLKEMDYTWSAKAVHHLLTNQLVVNNIHEIWSVIEGQPIRLSLYEFGQITGFNCEPFDINDKVEVDHKPFWEEIGVSPSHGPMFSELRLLLTQIRNWSFEKRRMIGLLSVLSIGVLGISPGSRIPLEQAKRVLDIEAFERYPWGRVAFSSLVNSVKVISFEERNKYTLRGCVHALLIWVYESIPGIGEEYGNRIEGNQVPLLSWSASRCRINWDLFYKKEKSLHQKVRVRHLIVKSEAEICPQWPEDKVDDDLHNLITDILHGELDDTYWNQNTCNAPVANKAKRKLASECEACIKKKMPKERTSDYACGSGLRSDGDDGFKHDLIEAVKTLTSTVASMDKIVAEKVLTAVDTTIEAKVNARVGQAELVLAKQISTLKEDVAILREQMQVIAPKNDAHFVNQEDEVNGNDPSWMVQDKAPTHLDAAAVQCVVRKKAKNSEVKLTSHVLLATDGEKVVGKNQAKKAAGDLKTVKKEKNVVPQLRDSAETWSNSEDRNKYGKLDATLDQLAASFLD; from the exons ATGAATCACAACTCTCACTTGGCTGCTTTGCAGATGGCCGAGGAAGCAGTTGGCTTAGATGCGTGGGAATCCATTAAAACATCATCTGTTGGAGTTATTGTGAAGTTGAAAGAGATGGATTATACATGGTCAGCCAAGGCAGTTCACCATTTATTGACAAACCAATTGGTGGTTAATAATATCCATGAGATATGGTCTGTCATAGAAGGTCAACCAATTAGGCTATCTCTATATGAGTTTGGTCAGATTACAGGTTTTAATTGTGAGCCTTTCGACATAAATGATAAGGTGGAGGTTGATCATAAGCCGTTTTGGGAAGAGATTGGTGTGTCTCCTTCACATGGTCCTATGTTTTCTGAGCTGCGCTTGTTGTTAACTCAGATTAGGAATTGGTCATTTGAGAAGAGAAGAATGATTGGCTTACTCAGTGTCTTATCTATTGGAGTACTTGGCATCTCTCCTGGCAGTAGAATTCCTTTGGAACAAGCAAAGAGAGTTCTAGACATAGAAGCATTTGAGAGATACCCTTGGGGACGTGTCGCATTTTCTAGCCTAGTAAATTCAGTGAAAGTTATTTCATTTGAAGAAAGGAACAAGTATACTCTTCGCGGATGCGTACATGCTCTCCTAATCTGGGTGTATGAGTCGATACCTGGTATTGGAGAAGAATATGGGAATCGTATAGAGGGTAACCAGGTTCCTCTTCTCTCTTGGTCTGCATCCCGTTGCCGCATAAACTGGGATCTGTTTTATAAAAAGGAGAAAAGTCTCCATCAGAAg GTACGAGTCAGACATCTCATTGTCAAATCAGAAGCTGAGATATGCCCTCAATGGCCGGAGGACAAGGTTGATGATGATCTTCACAACTTGATCACAGACATTCTACATGGCGAGCTCGATGATACATATTGGAACCAGAACACATGTAATGCACCAGTAGCAAACAAAGCGAAAAGAAAACTAGCAAGCGAATGTGAAGCGTGTATCAAGAAAAAAATGCCAAAAGAGAGGACATCTGAT TATGCATGTGGATCCGGCCTTAGGTCCGATGGAGATGATGGATTCAAGCATGATTTAATTGAAGCAGTGAAGACACTGACTTCAACGGTTGCAAGTATGGACAAAATAGTTGCTGAGAAGGTGTTGACTGCCGTAGACACAACGATTGAGGCAAAAGTAAATGCAAGAGTTGGTCAAGCCGAGCTGGTACTTGCGAAGCAAATCTCAACGTTAAAAGAAGATGTTGCTATACTTCGAGAGCAGATGCAAGTCATTGCCCCAAAAAATGATGCACACTTTGTAAACCAAGAAGATGAAGTCAACGGCAATGACCCC TCATGGATGGTCCAAGACAAGGCACCAACACATTTGGATGCTGCAGCAGTGCAATGTGTGGTTAGAAAGAAAGCCAAAAATTCAGAGGTCAAGCTAACGTCTCATGTTCTACTTGCCACTGATGGTGAGAAGGTTGTTGGAAAAAATCAAGCAAAAAAAGCCGCTGGAGATTTGAAAacagtgaagaaggagaagaatgtAGTTCCACAACTCAGAGATTCTGCTGAAACATGGTCTAATTCAGAAGACAGGAACAAATATGGTAAACTAGATGCCACATTAGACCAGTTGGCAGCATCATTCTTGGATTGA
- the LOC106346916 gene encoding uncharacterized protein LOC106346916, with the protein MMHCICRSCLVGSEVQTQVSNQEISNWIMYEDVGLLGFRVRLLEINQVFESIRQAFHHQKLDTNYSESLRCLVQPRMDSVKSVYEIHCINYFFTCKRSSGICDSFGIYVSPIFPIPVCRSYCTEKLKHSFQMTTMSQTLHGWTWLHLNPR; encoded by the exons ATGATGCATTGCATTTGTCGGAGCTGTTTAGTAGGTTCGGAGGTGCAGACACAAG TGTCTAACCAAGAGATCTCGAACTGGATTATGTATGAAGACGTTGGTCTTCTAGGATTTCGTGTGAGATTACTTGAAATCAATCAAGTATTTGAATCAATCCGTCAAGCTTTTCACCACCAG AAACTGGATACAAATTATTCTGAGTCTCTCAGATGCTTAGTACAGCCAC GTATGGATTCTGTAAAATCAGTATATGAAATTCattgtataaattattttttcacgTGCAAAAGGTCAAGTGGAATCTGTGATTCCTTCGGAATATATGTCTCCCCCATCTTCCCCA TTCCAGTCTGCAGAAGCTACTGCACAGAAAAACTGAAGCATTCCTTTCAAATGACTACTATGAGTCAGACATTGCATGGATGGACTTG GCTTCATTTGAATCCGAGATGA